A window of Longimicrobiaceae bacterium genomic DNA:
GCGCTTCGACGCCACCGTCGACGTGATCGTGATCGTGGGCGCGGGCGAGAAGTTCTTCTGCGCCGGCGCCAACATCAACATGCTCTCCAAGGCCGACCCGACCTGGAAGTACTACTTCTGCCTGCACGCCAACGAGACGCTGCTGCGCCTGGAGCACACGCCCAAGCTGGTGATCGCGGCGCTGAACGGCCACACGGTGGGCGGCGGCCTGGAGATCGCCATGGCGGCCGACATCCGCATCGCGCGCCGCGGCGCCGGCAAGGTGGGGCTTCCCGAGGTATCGCTGGGCGTGCTGCCCGGCACCGGCGGCACCCAGCGCCTCACGCGCCTGATCGGCGCCAGCAAGGCGATCCAGCTCATGGCCGAGGGCGGCAACTTCGACTTCGAGGAGGCCGAGCGCCTGGGCATCGTGAACAAGGTGCTCGACAGCGAGTCGCGCGATGCCTTCCTGGAGCAGGTGCTGGAGTACGCGAAGAGCTTCACGCGCCCCAACAAGGCCACGTTCGCGGTGGGCAACATCAAGCGCGCGTGCCAGACGGGCGGTTCGCTGCCGCTGGAGCAGGGCCTGGCGCTGGAGCGCGAGCTGCAGGCGCTGCTCTTCAACAGCAGCGACGCCAAGGAGGGCCTGAACGCCTACGTCGAGAAGCGCAAGCCGGCCTTCACCGGCAAGTAGGCGGCGCCGAGCGGTACACTGCACTCGGGGGATGAGGAGCGGGCGACGGCCGCCGCTTCCCTCCCCCGCTTGCTTTTGCGGGCGCGGGCGGGGAGGTTTGGGGGCGAGGGAAGGCTTGGCGCGCTTCACAGGTTCGAGGCGGCGGAGAGGGCCCCCTCCCCCAACCCCTCCCCCAAAACTGCCTGGGGGAGGGGCGTCAGGGTGGTGCGTGACGGTGGGATGGTGCGGCTGGTTGGGACTGCTGCCGGCGGTTGATGATCGTCGAGCGCTGGACCATTCCGCTGTACTGCGAGACGGGGCGGGGTGGATTCTGCCCCACTCCCAACCCAGCCCGCACCCCGCCCGACCCTCCCGACCCACACTTTTGGTCTCCCCTCCCCCAGGCAGTTTTGGGGGAGGG
This region includes:
- a CDS encoding enoyl-CoA hydratase/isomerase family protein, with product MADTTLVHYEAKDGIALLTLDDPPANTYTHEMMVQIDAAVLKARFDATVDVIVIVGAGEKFFCAGANINMLSKADPTWKYYFCLHANETLLRLEHTPKLVIAALNGHTVGGGLEIAMAADIRIARRGAGKVGLPEVSLGVLPGTGGTQRLTRLIGASKAIQLMAEGGNFDFEEAERLGIVNKVLDSESRDAFLEQVLEYAKSFTRPNKATFAVGNIKRACQTGGSLPLEQGLALERELQALLFNSSDAKEGLNAYVEKRKPAFTGK